The following are from one region of the Moritella sp. 24 genome:
- the queC gene encoding 7-cyano-7-deazaguanine synthase QueC: MSQQTTNKAVLVFSGGQDSTTCLVDALQRYDSVDCITFDYGQRHSQEIDVAKKTAAYFGVKNHKIINVDLLSELAISSLTRDDIAVSHELMDNGLPNSFVPGRNILFMTLASIYAYQVGANTVITGVCETDFSGYPDCRDEFIKSINHACNLGMAKDFKFETPLMWLNKAETWALADLHDELDFVTHQSLTCYNGVVGTGCGDCPACLLRNNGLNDYLTNKTLHITALKEKLPRLAGFKTTS; this comes from the coding sequence ATGTCACAGCAGACGACAAACAAAGCCGTTTTGGTTTTTAGCGGTGGACAAGATAGTACTACGTGTTTAGTTGATGCATTACAACGTTATGATAGCGTTGATTGTATTACCTTTGATTATGGTCAACGTCACAGCCAAGAAATAGATGTAGCGAAAAAAACAGCCGCTTATTTCGGTGTTAAAAATCATAAAATCATTAATGTTGATCTGCTCAGTGAATTGGCTATTAGCTCACTAACACGTGACGATATCGCCGTTTCTCACGAGTTAATGGACAATGGTTTACCGAATTCGTTCGTACCTGGTCGTAATATCTTATTCATGACTCTTGCTAGCATCTATGCTTATCAAGTTGGTGCAAACACAGTAATAACAGGTGTATGCGAAACAGATTTCTCTGGTTACCCTGATTGCCGTGATGAATTTATAAAATCAATTAACCACGCCTGCAACTTAGGTATGGCGAAAGACTTCAAATTTGAAACACCGTTAATGTGGTTAAATAAAGCGGAAACATGGGCACTTGCAGACTTGCATGATGAACTTGATTTTGTGACACACCAATCACTGACTTGTTATAACGGCGTTGTGGGTACAGGTTGTGGCGACTGCCCAGCATGTCTATTACGTAACAACGGGCTAAACGATTACCTCACTAACAAAACACTGCACATTACTGCGTTAAAAGAAAAGCTACCTCGACTAGCGGGTTTTAAAACGACGTCATAA
- a CDS encoding Gfo/Idh/MocA family oxidoreductase, with the protein MKRFALIGAAGYIAPRHLNAIKETGHELVAAMDVNDSVGIMDMHFPESEFFTEFEAFAAYVEDEALKGNKLDYISICSPNYLHAPQMKFALKNGIDVICEKPLVLSSSEIDKLKLYEEKYGAKVNSILQLRLHPSIIALREKVQKAAKDEVFDVELTYMTSRGKWYLKSWKGVDEKSGGVATNVGVHFFDMLHFIFGEIKENEVHYKDEQTVSGYLVYERARVKWFLSIDANNLPENAVQGEKKTYRSIMIGDEELEFSGGFTDLHTQSYTHVLAGNGYGLEDNRTAIETVEKIRVQEVVAIPEHYHPLMNKLL; encoded by the coding sequence ATGAAAAGATTTGCACTTATTGGTGCCGCTGGTTATATCGCACCTCGACATTTAAATGCTATTAAAGAGACTGGTCATGAGTTAGTGGCCGCTATGGATGTGAATGATTCTGTAGGTATTATGGATATGCATTTTCCTGAATCTGAATTTTTTACTGAGTTTGAGGCGTTTGCAGCCTATGTTGAAGACGAAGCATTAAAAGGGAACAAATTAGATTACATTTCCATCTGCTCTCCAAATTACCTGCATGCACCGCAAATGAAGTTCGCCCTTAAAAATGGTATTGATGTTATTTGTGAAAAACCTTTGGTCTTAAGTTCATCCGAAATTGATAAGTTAAAATTGTATGAAGAAAAGTACGGCGCGAAAGTGAATAGTATTTTACAGCTCCGTCTTCACCCTTCAATTATTGCTTTGCGCGAAAAAGTCCAAAAGGCCGCTAAAGATGAAGTTTTTGATGTCGAACTTACGTATATGACATCGCGTGGTAAATGGTATCTTAAATCTTGGAAAGGTGTTGATGAAAAGTCGGGTGGTGTCGCTACTAATGTGGGGGTGCATTTCTTCGATATGTTGCATTTTATTTTTGGTGAGATAAAAGAGAATGAAGTTCATTATAAAGATGAACAGACAGTGTCGGGTTACTTAGTATATGAGCGTGCACGGGTCAAATGGTTCTTGTCTATTGATGCGAATAACCTACCAGAAAATGCCGTGCAAGGTGAAAAGAAAACCTACCGTAGTATTATGATAGGCGATGAAGAGCTTGAGTTTTCAGGTGGTTTTACAGATTTACACACGCAAAGTTATACACATGTACTTGCGGGGAATGGTTACGGGCTAGAAGATAATAGAACTGCAATTGAGACGGTGGAGAAAATTCGAGTGCAAGAGGTTGTTGCTATCCCAGAGCATTACCACCCCCTAATGAATAAATTACTGTAA
- a CDS encoding glycosyltransferase, translating to MSNTIIIFTTTFPFEGGEQFLETEINYLASAFDTIIIVPAQNKNKNKNKKRNIPINVIIDESIANSNKGYIKRLFSLFSLFFIKNIFCCRNLNEAIYLSRITIYIGLYKNWIEKFTCESEEQMHVFYTYWFSASTIALSEIKNKGKEISFFTRVHGGDLYPNVVGFNKFPCRSEVIKNIDMIYPISENGYEFLRDKYKCADKMKVAKLGSTLTGGRNYGSDDGVLRIVSCSNMIPVKRIHLIIDALKLINNISVEWTHIGGGSLMDDLVLSSSNLNKDNIKCNFLGRISNKNVLAFYKCNPVDIFINASASEGIPVSIMEVQSFGIPVIATDVGGTSEIVSEKTGCLLSSNPTAQDITVAIFKCFDDYEKRIAAFDSWSESYDAHKNYNVFCADIIKDFF from the coding sequence ATGTCTAACACAATCATTATTTTCACAACAACGTTTCCTTTCGAAGGGGGGGAACAATTTTTAGAAACTGAAATAAATTATTTAGCATCCGCTTTTGATACAATAATTATTGTTCCTGCCCAAAATAAAAATAAAAATAAAAATAAAAAAAGAAATATTCCTATCAATGTGATAATTGATGAGTCTATAGCAAATTCGAATAAAGGTTATATCAAAAGGCTTTTTTCTCTCTTTAGTTTGTTTTTTATTAAAAATATTTTTTGTTGTCGTAACCTAAATGAAGCTATATATTTAAGTAGAATCACTATTTATATAGGGTTGTACAAAAATTGGATTGAAAAATTCACCTGTGAGAGTGAAGAACAGATGCACGTTTTTTATACATATTGGTTTTCAGCGTCAACTATAGCACTTTCTGAAATTAAAAATAAAGGAAAGGAAATTTCTTTTTTTACTCGTGTACATGGTGGTGATCTATATCCAAATGTAGTTGGTTTTAATAAATTTCCGTGCAGAAGTGAAGTTATTAAAAATATTGATATGATTTACCCCATATCTGAAAATGGATACGAATTCTTAAGGGATAAGTATAAATGTGCTGATAAAATGAAAGTGGCCAAACTTGGTTCTACTTTGACTGGCGGGCGAAATTACGGCTCCGACGATGGGGTTCTTCGCATCGTATCTTGTTCTAACATGATACCAGTAAAAAGAATTCATCTAATAATTGATGCATTAAAACTGATTAATAATATCAGTGTTGAATGGACTCATATTGGAGGTGGTAGTTTGATGGATGATTTAGTTCTTAGTTCTTCTAATCTTAATAAAGATAATATCAAATGTAATTTTCTGGGACGTATCAGCAATAAAAATGTTTTAGCGTTTTACAAATGTAATCCAGTAGATATATTTATTAATGCTAGTGCATCTGAGGGAATACCGGTTAGCATTATGGAAGTTCAAAGTTTTGGAATACCAGTTATTGCTACTGATGTTGGGGGTACTAGTGAAATAGTTTCTGAAAAAACAGGTTGCTTATTAAGTTCAAATCCTACTGCACAGGATATAACCGTAGCTATTTTTAAATGTTTTGATGATTATGAAAAAAGAATTGCTGCATTTGATTCTTGGTCTGAAAGTTATGATGCACATAAAAATTATAATGTTTTTTGTGCTGATATAATAAAAGACTTTTTTTAA
- a CDS encoding HAAAP family serine/threonine permease, which yields MLNIKNSQSHSQSNSASRSWNAHDTKWTLSLFGTAVGAGILFLPINIGAGGFWPLIIMALLAGPMTFLAHRGLSRFVLSSNNPDADFTDVVEEHFGSNAGRIISVLYFLSIYPILLIYGVGLTNTVDSFIVNQLDLASPSRVLLSGVLVAGMVGVMMGGEKLVLRAFGVIVYPLVLILAGLSIYMIQDWQVPDISVATDMAEFSRTLWLAVPVTVFAFSHAAAISSFTTAQKRHYGKEASAKSEQILKYTSIMLISFVIFFVFSCVFSLTPAQLLEAKIQNISVLSYLANAKDNALIASLGPLIAFIAITSSFFGHFLGAREGLNGLIRKQVNMKPAAINKLTIFILFTSIWAVSVMNPSILNMMEMFSGPVIAMILFVMPMYAVHKVEALAQYRGALSNIFVTIMGLIAISALLFSVFL from the coding sequence GTGTTAAATATTAAAAATAGTCAATCTCATTCTCAATCAAATTCAGCTTCTCGCAGCTGGAATGCCCATGATACAAAGTGGACACTTAGTTTATTCGGCACTGCTGTAGGGGCAGGCATATTATTTTTACCTATCAATATTGGTGCTGGTGGATTTTGGCCACTTATCATTATGGCCCTGCTTGCTGGACCTATGACGTTCTTGGCACATCGAGGCTTGTCTCGATTTGTACTTTCCTCGAATAACCCTGATGCTGATTTCACCGATGTTGTTGAAGAGCACTTTGGTTCTAATGCGGGTCGCATTATCTCTGTTCTTTATTTCTTATCGATTTATCCAATCTTACTTATTTACGGTGTAGGACTGACTAATACAGTCGATAGCTTTATCGTTAATCAGCTCGATCTCGCATCTCCTTCACGCGTATTATTATCTGGTGTATTGGTTGCAGGCATGGTTGGTGTGATGATGGGTGGCGAAAAATTAGTGCTCAGAGCATTTGGAGTTATTGTTTATCCATTGGTGTTGATTCTTGCTGGACTGTCAATTTACATGATACAAGATTGGCAAGTGCCTGATATATCCGTAGCTACGGACATGGCTGAGTTCTCTCGTACATTATGGTTAGCTGTACCTGTTACCGTATTTGCGTTTAGCCATGCTGCTGCTATTTCAAGTTTCACCACAGCGCAAAAGCGTCATTACGGTAAAGAAGCTAGTGCTAAATCAGAGCAAATCCTGAAGTATACGTCAATCATGCTTATTTCATTTGTTATTTTCTTTGTATTTTCTTGTGTATTTAGTTTAACGCCAGCGCAGTTGTTGGAAGCTAAAATACAAAACATATCTGTTTTATCGTACTTAGCAAATGCGAAAGATAATGCCTTAATTGCTTCTTTAGGTCCTTTAATTGCTTTCATTGCTATTACATCTTCATTTTTTGGTCACTTCTTAGGTGCTCGAGAAGGTCTAAATGGTCTGATACGTAAACAAGTCAATATGAAACCTGCGGCTATTAACAAGCTGACTATTTTTATATTATTTACCAGTATCTGGGCTGTTTCGGTAATGAACCCAAGCATTTTAAATATGATGGAAATGTTCTCGGGGCCAGTTATTGCAATGATTTTGTTTGTGATGCCAATGTACGCGGTGCATAAAGTCGAAGCATTAGCTCAATATCGTGGTGCGTTAAGTAATATTTTCGTCACTATCATGGGATTGATAGCTATCTCTGCACTGCTATTTAGCGTGTTTTTATAA
- a CDS encoding lipopolysaccharide biosynthesis protein has product MASSSRRNVLTLITGTALAQGISIAITPIITRIYTPESFGVFALYVSIVSLISVIATGRYELAIMLPQKKSDAIHLVLLSFFITCVISVICFVVIFLFGDLIIIYLGNSTIEKWLYCIPVSIMLSGFVQSLRCWNNRCEEYKAIAISRFSNSAGMSAVNLSLPSFSLSKYGLVSGYIVGQSLSVISVSRKFNFYTLKSCELKTVYSLAKKYKTFPMVNSIHAFVNVFKLNVVNIILIKNFTETVLGQYFMVLQIMQAPSALIGASIAQVFYRDASVEYKKGNNIQHLVKQMILKLVIFSSLPACLMFFFSEPLFVLVFGPSWSEMGGYAHALLPYIYLHFIVSPLGMVPLIIGAQVKAFYWGVLESGIFICVFVVGGIIHNNITDTLQLLSFVFMIYFSIYIYWIIYLSGNKNV; this is encoded by the coding sequence ATGGCTTCAAGTAGTAGAAGAAATGTTTTGACATTAATCACAGGGACTGCGTTGGCGCAAGGTATTTCGATTGCTATCACGCCAATTATTACTAGAATATATACACCAGAGTCATTTGGTGTTTTTGCCCTATACGTTAGTATAGTATCTTTGATATCAGTAATAGCAACTGGTCGATATGAATTAGCAATAATGTTACCTCAAAAAAAATCAGACGCAATACATTTAGTTTTACTGTCGTTTTTTATAACTTGTGTGATCTCAGTTATATGTTTTGTGGTGATATTTTTATTTGGTGACTTGATAATAATATACTTGGGGAATAGTACCATTGAAAAGTGGTTATATTGTATACCTGTTTCTATTATGCTTTCTGGTTTTGTGCAGAGCTTACGTTGTTGGAATAATAGGTGCGAAGAGTATAAAGCAATAGCTATCAGTAGGTTTTCTAATTCTGCAGGCATGTCAGCGGTCAATCTTTCACTCCCTTCTTTTTCTCTTTCGAAATACGGTCTTGTAAGTGGTTATATTGTAGGTCAATCATTGTCTGTAATAAGTGTTAGTCGGAAATTTAATTTTTATACTTTAAAAAGTTGCGAATTAAAAACGGTTTATTCGCTTGCAAAAAAATATAAAACATTCCCAATGGTTAATTCTATACACGCATTTGTGAATGTATTTAAATTAAATGTTGTAAATATAATTTTGATTAAAAATTTCACAGAAACTGTTCTGGGTCAGTACTTTATGGTACTTCAAATTATGCAAGCTCCATCTGCATTAATCGGAGCTTCTATTGCACAAGTCTTCTATAGAGATGCAAGTGTAGAGTATAAAAAAGGTAATAATATACAACACTTAGTAAAGCAAATGATTTTAAAGCTTGTTATTTTTAGTTCGTTGCCTGCATGTTTAATGTTTTTTTTTTCCGAACCATTATTTGTATTAGTTTTTGGCCCTTCCTGGTCTGAGATGGGGGGGTATGCACATGCATTGTTACCTTATATTTACCTTCATTTTATTGTGTCACCGCTTGGAATGGTACCCTTGATTATAGGCGCTCAAGTTAAGGCTTTTTATTGGGGGGTACTGGAAAGTGGTATTTTCATTTGTGTATTTGTTGTCGGTGGGATTATCCATAATAACATTACAGATACACTGCAGCTATTATCATTTGTATTTATGATATATTTTTCAATTTATATTTATTGGATAATATATCTATCAGGGAATAAAAATGTCTAA
- a CDS encoding DegT/DnrJ/EryC1/StrS aminotransferase family protein, whose amino-acid sequence MQFIDLAAQYQHLKDKIDNRIQTVLNHGKYIMGPEVFELEDKLAEYVGVKHAVTCANGTDALTLCMMVLGIDKGDAVFCPTFTFFATAEAIAFANATPVFVDSDEQTFNICPVDLERQIKKVIDDGLLRPKAIIAVDLFGLPANYPELERLARKYNLKLIEDAAQGFGGSINGKKTGSFGDMATTSFFPAKPLGCYGDGGAVFTNDDEYAALLRSFRVHGKGNDKYDNVRIGMNSRLDTIQAAVLLEKLAEFPQELIKRNILADQYEQELSSKFITPKVPEGYVSSWAQYTVLTDNREQEMLNYKIHGVPTMIYYQTCMHQQTAFLNQNNKKVTFPVAQKLSASVFSLPMHPYL is encoded by the coding sequence ATGCAATTTATAGACTTGGCTGCGCAATATCAGCATTTAAAAGACAAAATAGATAATCGAATTCAAACTGTTTTAAACCATGGGAAATATATCATGGGGCCGGAAGTATTTGAGTTGGAAGATAAGTTAGCAGAGTATGTTGGTGTTAAGCATGCAGTGACCTGTGCAAATGGAACTGATGCATTAACGCTTTGTATGATGGTGTTAGGCATTGATAAAGGGGATGCGGTTTTTTGCCCCACCTTCACATTTTTTGCAACTGCAGAGGCTATCGCTTTTGCTAACGCTACTCCTGTGTTTGTAGATTCCGATGAACAAACATTTAATATCTGCCCTGTCGATTTAGAGAGACAAATCAAGAAAGTTATTGACGATGGGTTGTTGAGACCTAAAGCTATTATTGCTGTTGATCTATTTGGCTTACCGGCTAATTATCCTGAATTAGAGCGTTTAGCTCGAAAATATAACCTTAAGTTAATAGAGGATGCTGCACAAGGTTTTGGTGGCTCAATTAATGGAAAAAAAACGGGTAGTTTTGGTGATATGGCTACAACCAGTTTCTTTCCTGCAAAACCGCTTGGTTGTTATGGTGATGGCGGTGCTGTGTTTACCAATGATGATGAATATGCAGCGCTATTACGCTCTTTTCGAGTGCATGGTAAAGGCAATGATAAATACGATAATGTACGCATCGGTATGAATAGTCGCTTAGACACCATTCAAGCAGCGGTGTTATTAGAGAAACTGGCTGAATTCCCACAAGAATTAATAAAAAGGAATATATTAGCAGATCAATATGAGCAAGAGTTATCTAGCAAATTCATTACACCTAAAGTACCAGAGGGGTATGTAAGTTCTTGGGCTCAATATACAGTTTTGACGGATAACCGTGAGCAAGAAATGCTGAACTATAAAATACATGGGGTGCCAACTATGATTTATTATCAAACCTGTATGCATCAACAAACTGCATTTTTAAACCAGAACAACAAGAAGGTTACTTTTCCAGTTGCACAAAAATTGTCTGCGTCCGTATTTAGTTTACCAATGCATCCATACTTATAG
- a CDS encoding DUF1800 family protein, translating to MSLSTTQLSHEQAARFLSRATFGVKGNDINDLVNLNITDWFTAQFAYPVKSHLTKMREFADATGDAYNENPRMSAWWYFTMNSQDTLRQRLAFALSQIVVVSKNGGPNSEGLAEYYDLLLTHAFGNFKDLLKAVTLSPAMGKFLTLSGSRKANPTKNTFPDENYAREVMQLFSLGLWQLTDDGIIATDGNGDRIPNYTQTDIEELARVLTGWKIQDYHQSMYADEKQHDTDEKQVLGHTFPAGQTAAQDVDQAVEVLFQHSNTPVYIATLLIKRLTISNPRREYIQRVANTFKDNGVGVRGDMQAIIKAILLDDDLLAGVAMQDHQQLGSSQRNFGKIKEPLIAMANLARALNIQSNHPARWYDWIGTRNNFGQAPLCAPSVFNFYDPDYAPNGEITDVELVAPEFAILNTDIMRRINNAMWNSILSYRNTKETQWTWDESEFINNIDDVDAYLNVVNQRLFSGLMSATTAAEITRIFLSYSASKTKNRLHDTLFVAQCSPEFRCQE from the coding sequence ATGTCTCTAAGCACCACTCAACTCTCTCACGAACAAGCAGCACGTTTTTTATCTCGTGCAACATTTGGTGTGAAAGGCAATGATATTAACGATCTCGTTAATCTTAATATTACTGATTGGTTTACGGCACAGTTTGCGTATCCAGTAAAAAGTCACTTAACTAAAATGCGTGAATTTGCAGATGCTACAGGGGATGCCTATAACGAGAATCCCCGCATGAGTGCTTGGTGGTATTTCACCATGAATAGTCAAGATACACTACGCCAACGCCTTGCGTTCGCCTTAAGCCAAATAGTGGTAGTATCCAAAAATGGCGGTCCTAATTCTGAGGGGCTGGCTGAATACTATGACCTGTTACTTACCCACGCTTTTGGTAACTTTAAAGACCTACTCAAAGCCGTTACGCTTAGTCCTGCGATGGGGAAATTTTTAACTCTATCAGGTAGTCGTAAAGCCAATCCTACGAAAAATACATTTCCTGATGAAAACTATGCCCGTGAAGTCATGCAGTTATTTAGCCTTGGTTTATGGCAACTTACAGATGATGGGATAATTGCGACTGATGGCAACGGGGATCGTATTCCTAATTACACCCAGACGGACATTGAAGAACTTGCCCGTGTGTTAACGGGTTGGAAAATACAAGATTACCACCAATCTATGTATGCCGACGAAAAGCAGCACGATACTGATGAAAAGCAAGTATTAGGGCATACCTTCCCTGCGGGACAAACAGCAGCGCAAGACGTAGACCAAGCGGTTGAGGTACTATTCCAACATTCAAATACCCCAGTCTATATTGCAACACTACTCATTAAGCGCCTTACAATCAGCAACCCACGTCGAGAATATATCCAACGCGTTGCCAATACGTTTAAAGATAATGGCGTCGGTGTTCGCGGTGATATGCAAGCTATCATCAAAGCCATTCTGCTTGATGACGATTTATTAGCGGGCGTAGCAATGCAAGATCACCAACAATTGGGCAGCAGTCAACGGAATTTTGGTAAAATTAAAGAGCCATTAATCGCCATGGCAAACTTAGCTCGCGCATTAAATATTCAGAGTAACCACCCTGCCCGTTGGTATGATTGGATAGGAACGCGTAATAACTTTGGTCAAGCCCCATTATGCGCACCGAGTGTGTTTAATTTTTATGACCCTGACTATGCGCCAAATGGTGAGATAACCGACGTCGAACTTGTTGCTCCGGAATTCGCAATTTTAAATACCGATATTATGCGCCGAATTAACAACGCCATGTGGAACAGTATTCTATCTTATCGTAATACAAAGGAAACGCAGTGGACGTGGGATGAGAGTGAATTCATTAATAATATTGATGATGTAGATGCCTATCTTAACGTGGTCAATCAACGCCTCTTTTCAGGCTTAATGTCAGCAACGACAGCCGCAGAAATAACCCGTATCTTTCTCAGTTATAGTGCATCGAAAACCAAAAATCGCCTTCACGACACGTTATTTGTCGCTCAATGTTCCCCTGAATTCCGCTGCCAAGAGTAA
- a CDS encoding tetratricopeptide repeat protein has product MSDNIENGQVERQDPRLQIISEAEQGSPFSQLAAADMFYARGDYDDAFYWYSIAVRTFTSNPNAYSAEVIKYEVSAAECNLASMFFNGLGTDSDKKQAFKLYAEAARKRHIEAQVQLGMMYVYAEGIQQHYGLGYAWLYAAELNGESRKDVKKVLKMIEGKMDRKALDNARKLSEQWVDEAILEKLAQRKKTRFAFISSWFKKSA; this is encoded by the coding sequence ATGTCAGATAATATTGAAAACGGGCAAGTAGAGCGACAAGATCCTCGCTTACAAATTATTTCAGAAGCAGAGCAAGGAAGTCCTTTTTCTCAGTTGGCTGCCGCGGATATGTTTTATGCGCGAGGCGATTATGATGATGCATTTTACTGGTATAGCATTGCAGTTCGCACATTTACCAGTAATCCAAATGCGTATTCAGCTGAAGTGATAAAATATGAAGTGTCAGCTGCAGAGTGTAATCTTGCAAGCATGTTTTTTAATGGTTTAGGTACTGACTCAGATAAAAAACAAGCATTTAAGCTCTATGCAGAAGCTGCGCGTAAGCGTCATATCGAAGCACAAGTACAACTTGGTATGATGTATGTTTATGCCGAAGGTATTCAGCAGCATTATGGTTTAGGTTATGCGTGGTTATACGCAGCAGAGCTCAATGGCGAAAGTCGTAAAGATGTGAAAAAAGTGCTAAAAATGATCGAAGGTAAAATGGATCGTAAAGCGCTCGATAACGCCAGAAAACTCTCGGAACAATGGGTCGACGAAGCTATTTTAGAAAAACTCGCACAACGTAAGAAAACCCGCTTTGCTTTTATCAGCAGTTGGTTTAAAAAGTCAGCCTAA
- a CDS encoding acyltransferase, with protein sequence MNYMKHETAIVDDGAVIGDESRVWHWVHVCAGALIGKKVSLGQNVFVGNKVTIGDMCKVQNNVSVYDNVYLEEGVFCGPSMVFTNVYNPRSLIERKEEFRDTRVKKGATLGANCTVVCGITIGEYAFVGAGTVVNKDVKPFALMVGVPAKQIGWMSAYGEKLDLPLSGQASTVCPYTNETYVIEGDTLTRLVK encoded by the coding sequence ATGAATTATATGAAACATGAAACGGCGATTGTTGATGATGGTGCTGTGATAGGTGATGAATCTAGAGTATGGCATTGGGTGCACGTTTGTGCTGGGGCGCTTATAGGTAAAAAAGTGTCATTAGGGCAGAACGTTTTTGTCGGCAATAAAGTGACCATCGGCGATATGTGCAAGGTTCAAAATAATGTATCTGTTTATGACAATGTATATCTTGAAGAGGGGGTTTTCTGTGGCCCGAGCATGGTATTTACCAATGTTTATAATCCACGTTCCTTGATTGAACGAAAGGAAGAATTCCGCGATACGCGGGTTAAAAAAGGCGCCACATTAGGTGCTAATTGTACTGTTGTTTGTGGAATAACGATTGGTGAATATGCCTTTGTAGGTGCTGGTACCGTTGTTAATAAAGATGTGAAACCATTTGCACTTATGGTCGGCGTACCCGCTAAACAAATCGGTTGGATGAGTGCTTACGGTGAAAAACTTGATTTACCTCTATCTGGCCAAGCGTCAACCGTTTGCCCGTACACAAATGAAACTTATGTTATTGAAGGTGACACACTTACCCGTTTGGTGAAATAA
- the tviB gene encoding Vi polysaccharide biosynthesis UDP-N-acetylglucosamine C-6 dehydrogenase TviB, translating into MNINIVDTKIGIIGMGYVGLPLAVEFGKTYQTTGFDIKQTRVEELKSGVDSTLECSPEELSKAFRLNYTNTLQDIARCNVFIVTVPTPITDSNVPDLTPLENASAALGEIIKKDDVVIFESTVYPGATEEVCIPIIEEISGLKFNQDFFAGYSPERINPGDKVNRLTTIMKITSGSTLEVADFVDDLYASIVTAGTHKAPSIKVAEAAKVIENTQRDLNIAIINEFAKIFNKLDIDTEEVLMAARTKWNFLPFKPGLVGGHCISVDPYYLTYKAQEMGYRPEVILAGRRINDGMGEYIATQLVKKLASQKINIDAAKILILGFTFKGDCPDVRNTKITNIIKELEDFNMEIDVYDCWASAEEVRREYNLELIDTLEPGKYDAILLAVDHSEFKQMGESRLRMLGKKEHVLYDVKHVLASNESDIRL; encoded by the coding sequence ATGAATATAAATATAGTTGATACAAAAATTGGAATTATCGGTATGGGTTACGTTGGGTTACCTTTAGCCGTAGAGTTTGGTAAAACATATCAAACGACTGGTTTTGATATTAAACAGACGCGTGTCGAAGAGCTAAAATCTGGTGTAGATTCTACACTTGAATGCTCTCCTGAAGAGTTATCTAAAGCGTTCCGTTTAAACTATACGAATACGTTGCAAGATATTGCTAGGTGTAACGTTTTCATTGTAACTGTTCCTACGCCGATTACAGATAGTAATGTACCTGATTTAACTCCATTGGAGAATGCATCTGCAGCATTAGGGGAAATTATAAAAAAAGATGATGTTGTCATTTTTGAATCGACAGTATATCCAGGTGCGACAGAGGAAGTCTGCATACCAATTATCGAAGAGATATCAGGGTTAAAATTCAACCAAGATTTTTTTGCCGGTTATAGTCCGGAGCGTATCAACCCTGGTGATAAGGTTAATCGTTTAACAACCATCATGAAAATCACCTCAGGTTCGACTCTTGAGGTTGCAGATTTTGTGGATGATTTATATGCCTCTATCGTTACCGCGGGTACCCATAAAGCGCCTTCAATTAAAGTAGCCGAAGCGGCAAAGGTAATTGAAAACACACAACGAGACTTGAATATTGCAATCATTAATGAATTTGCAAAAATATTTAACAAATTAGACATTGATACAGAAGAGGTATTAATGGCAGCACGCACTAAATGGAACTTTTTACCCTTTAAACCAGGTTTAGTCGGCGGTCACTGCATTAGTGTTGACCCGTACTATTTAACATATAAAGCGCAAGAAATGGGTTACCGCCCAGAAGTTATTTTGGCGGGACGTCGTATCAATGACGGCATGGGCGAATATATAGCAACCCAACTAGTTAAAAAATTGGCTAGTCAAAAAATCAATATTGATGCAGCAAAAATATTGATTTTAGGTTTTACCTTCAAAGGTGATTGCCCTGATGTCCGTAATACTAAAATCACCAATATTATTAAAGAGCTTGAAGATTTCAACATGGAAATCGATGTATATGATTGTTGGGCATCTGCTGAAGAAGTCCGTCGAGAATATAATCTTGAGCTAATAGATACGTTGGAACCAGGGAAGTATGATGCGATTTTGTTGGCTGTCGATCACAGTGAATTTAAACAAATGGGCGAGTCTAGACTTCGTATGCTTGGCAAAAAAGAACATGTTTTATACGATGTGAAACATGTATTAGCATCAAATGAGTCAGATATTCGGTTATAA
- a CDS encoding DUF4250 domain-containing protein: MDLSNFEQMDTAILLGIVNEKLRLECSDLHDLSATYDMPSEALANKLDTLGYHYDTKTNQFKSF, from the coding sequence ATGGACTTAAGTAATTTTGAACAAATGGATACCGCGATCCTACTCGGTATTGTGAACGAAAAACTTCGCCTTGAATGTTCGGATCTACATGATCTGTCTGCCACCTATGACATGCCCAGTGAAGCCCTCGCAAATAAATTAGACACACTTGGTTATCATTACGACACAAAAACTAATCAGTTTAAAAGTTTTTAG